The genomic segment GGCGGTCGGTGCCGGCGACGGCACGGGCGGGCCGTCACTGTCCCCGGTGGACTGCAGGATCAACCAGCCACCGAAGATCAGGACTCCGATCAGGATCAGCGCCACCACCCCGACCAGGATCGGCATCCACCACCGCCGGTCGGACTGCTCGTAGTACTCGCCGCCGCCCCAGTCCGGTGGGGAGCCGGCCGCCGCCGACCGTGGCGGCGGCACACCGGCCCGGCCCGACCAGGCCGGCCCCCGGTCCGACCCGGACCCGGCCGGCGAGACCGGCACTCCGCCGGCCGTCGGCGGCAACGCGGCGGTCTCGTCACCGCCCGTCGGCGGCAACGCGGCGGTCTCGTCACCGCCCGTCGGCGGCAACGCGGCGGTGTCACCGGGCTGCGGGGGCAGCGCGGCGGTGTCACCGGGCTGCGGGGGCAGCGCGGCGGTCCGGTCGTCAGCGCGATCAACCGGTTCGCCGCCGGGTTCCTGACGCTCGTCGGCCATGGCCGGTCCCCTCCCCACCCGGTGGGCGCCCGCCCCACGACTGTGTCAACTATCTCTCGCGGAACCCGGCGGCACCGGGCTCAGTTGTCCAACTGACAGACCCGGCCCGGCGCGACGGTCAGCCCTCCGGCGAGGCGCTCGGCCGGTCCGGGTCGCCACCGCAGTAGAGGTTCACCTGGTCGTTCCAGCGGACCTCCGTCCCGGCGGCCGGGTCCTGCCGGACCACCGGCCCGACCTTACCGGTGGGATACCTCGGGTAGAGACCATTGTCGATCAGTTTGGCGGCGGCCCGGGCGCAGGGCAGGCCGGTGGCCTCCGGAACCGCCACCGCCGGGGCCGCGCCGACGACGTACAGCTTGACGGTGGTTCCCCGGCCGACGGTCGTGCCGGCCCGGGGCTCGGTCCGGGACACGGCCGGATCGTCGCCGGCCGCGCCGAAGATCACCTGCCAACCCAGGCCGCGCTTACGCAGCTCGGTCCGCGCCTCCTTGAAGTCCGTGCCCACCAGGTCCGGCAGCCGAAGCCGGTTGTCCGGCACCTCGGGCAGGGCGGTCGGCCGATCCGGCGTCACGGCCGGGGGTTCCGGTTCCGGGGTGGTCGGGACGGGCGCCGGGGTGGTCGCGGTCGGGCTGGCGCCGGCCAACCGGTCCTCCGGGTCCGCGTCGCCGCCGACTCCGCCGGCGAGCAGCCACCCACTGAGCGTGCCGATCGCGGCGAGCAGGACGAAACCCGCGATGACGCCCGCGACCAGCGGAAGCCGCCCGCGTCCCGCCGGCCGCTGCGGTTCCGCCCCACCCGGGAACCCGTCCGCCATCTTCGAACACCGCCTCACCATCCGGGCGGTAGCACCCGCCGAGATCCCGTCACCGACGTGCCCCGCTGACCGACAGCATCCTGTGCCCTGTCCAGCACGGCAACCGGCACCCACGGTGAGCAGGCCGGTACGCTGCTCCGCCCGGCTCGCCCCGCTGGCGGCTGAACGCTACGCTGCCCGGCATGGCCGCACGAGGCTGGGGAGGGTCGATCGCCACGGCGATCGGCGTCGCCGCCGGCGCGGGGGCCGCGCAGCTGGGACTCGGGTACGGGCTCGGCATCATCGCGTGGTTGCCGTCCGCCGACGGCGCGGCCGAGGCCGCCTGGGTAGCCAGCCTGACCTGGGCCGTCTGGATCGCCGCCACCTCCACCATCTTCGGCGCCACGCTGGCCCACCGGCTCGGCCGACCGGACGTCGACCGGGCGGGCGCACCAGCGGAGGCCGACGACCGGTGGGCGCCGACCGGTCCCCGGCACGGCGAGTCCCTCCGGTCGGTGGACGGCCCGCTGTGGCGAATCTCGCTCGCGGTCGCCGCCGCCGTCGGCGCGCTGCTCACCGTCGCGCTGGTGGCCGTGCCGGCCCGGGCGGCCACCCGGGCCGACACCTTCTCGCCGCAGACCATCGCCGCCGGGTACGCGGTGCTCGGCATCCTGCTCGGCCTGTTGGCGGCCTGCTGGGCCCTGCACTCGCCGGCGGTCGCCAGCAACATCATCGGCACCGCGGGCTGGCTCTGGTCGCTCGCGGTGGTGGCGGTGGCCAGCGGTGTGGCGGCCGGCCGCGGACTGGCCACGGCCCAACTGGGGGTCTGGCAGATCACCTCCGACGGCGAGCGGTTCTGGTACCGCGACCACCTCTACTGGCCGGCGGCGGCGCTCGCTCTCGGCTCGGCGCTGGTGATCGGCGCACTCACCGCCCGGGCCGCCGCCCGGACGGCACGGACCCGGGTCGGCGCCACCGTCTCGGGCGCGGTCGGCCCGCTGCTGGTGGCGGTCGCCTACTTCCTGACCGCGCCCCGACTGATCGGCAGCGAACCCGAGCAGCTCTCCGCGCACCTGATGGCGCCGTACGCGGTGATCGCCGGGCTGGCCGGCTCGGCGCTTGTCGCGGCCCTGGCCCAGCGCCGCGAGTTCGCCTCGGCAACGGTCGAGCCGGATCGGTACCGCTCGGACCTCGACCACCCCGAGGACGCCCGGGCCGCTGCCGCGGACGCGACGGCGCCAGCCCGCGCAACCGGCACCGATCCGGAGGCCGACCGGACGGACGAGGATCGGCAGGCCGGGCCGGCGGTCGGCGGGGAGCGTACCGAGTCCGATCGTCCGGCCGCCGAGTCCGGCCGGGAGCCGGGGCCGACCCGGCGCGGTTCGGCAAAGGGGCTGCGCGGCCGGATCGGCCGGCAGCGGGCCACCACCGACGATCCGCCGCCGCCTGCGGGCGCCGCCACCAGTGACGACCGCCCCGCGGACTGATCGCCCGAGACGGACCCCGCCCGCTCCCGCACGAGCAGCGGAACTCCCGTGCTCGTGGCGCAGCCAGGCCGTGACGAGACGCCGAATCCCGACGGCCCAGTGCGCCACGATCACGGGTGACGGCGGGTCACTCCACCGGCCAGCTGTGTACCGGCTCGTTGGTGCGCTGCAGGTCGCCGTACCGTTTCAGCATGTGACGCAGCGCGGCCGGGCGGTCCAGGCCGCGGTGGTGTTCGGCGGCCCAGACCGTTTCGGTCTGCCAGACCGCGCCGTTGCGGCCGGTGCGACAGCGCTCCTCGATCACGCCGAGTAACCGGTCGCGCTGCTTCGGGCTGACTCCGAACCGGTCCAGTCCGGTGGCGGCCCGGGGCAGCAGGACGTCGAGGACCAGGTCGGTGACGCGCACCTCGCCCAGGCGTGGCCAGTAGACGGTGGCGTCGATGCCGCGCCGGGCGGCAGCGTGGAAGTTCTCCTCCGCGACGCTGAACGTCAACTGGCTCCAGATCGGCCGCTCGGCCTCCGCCATCTCCCGGGCCAGCCCGAAGTAGAAGGCGGCGTTGGCGAGCATGTCGATCACCGTGGGGCCGGCGGGGAGCACCCGGTTCTCCACCCGCAGGTGCGGCCGGCCGGCCATGATGTCGTACACCGGGCGGTTCCAGCGGTAGACGGTGCCGTTGTGCAGCCGCAGTTCGCCCAGCTGGGGTACTCCGCCGCTGTGTAGCACCTCGACCGGGTCCTCGTCGTCGCAGATCGGCAGCAGCGGCGGGAAGTACCGGACGTTCTCCTCGAAGAGGTCGAAAATGGAGGTGATCCACCGCTCCCCGAACCAGACCCGAGGGCGTACGCCCTGGGCCTTCAGCTCGTCCGGTCGGGTGTCGGTGGCCTGCTCGAAGACCGCTACCCGGGTCTCGGCCCAGAGTTGTCGCCGGTACAGGTAGGGCGAATTGGCTCCCAGCGCCACCTGCACCCCGGCGATCGCCTGGGAGGCGTTCCAGTAGTCGGCGAAGCTGTCCGGCGCCACCTGGAGGTGGAACTGGACGCTGGTGCAGGCCGCCTCGGGGGCGATCGAATCGGTGTGGATCTGCAGCCGCTCGACGCCCCGGATGTCCAGCTCGATGGCCTCGCCGCGGGCCGCCACGATCTGGTCGTTGAGGGTCCGGTACCGCCCGTTGGTGGAGATGTTGTCCAGGGTCAGGTGCCGGGAGGTGAGGGTCGGCAGGGTGCCGATCAGGATGATCCGGGCGTCCGACTTCATCGCCCGGTCGTCGGCCCGGCCGATGCTGGCCAGCAGGTCACCCTCGTACTCGGCGAAGCCGGTCTCCTCGATCAGCCGGGGCGGGGTGTTGAGTTCGAGATTGAACTGGCCGAGTTCGGTCTGGAAGGTGGGGTCGGCGATGTTGGCGAGCACCTCGTCGTTGCGCATCGCCGGCTCGGCGTGGGCGTCGACCAGGTTGAGTTCGATCTCCAGCCCGGTCATCGGCCGGTCCGCGTCGAACCCGAAGTCGTCGAGCATCAGGGCGAAGACGTCCAGGCAGCGTCGGACCTTCTGCCGGTACCGGACCCGGTCCTTACGGGAGAACGCGTCGGGAGAGAAGTCCTGGCCCATGTGTCCTCCCCGGCGCGAGGCGGTATGTCGGCGCGACCCGGTGGCCTGGCGGCACGGCCGCCGGGAAGCGCGGTGGAACTTTCACGGTATGGCTGCCGAGCGCGTCTGACCAGCCGCTATGTCTCCAACGTCAGCTGGTCGTCCAGCCATGAAACGGCCGGACGGCCCGTCGGGAGCCCGTGGAGAGCATCGGCCCGCGACCACCCTGGCATACGATCTCCACCGCTCTGTCACCGGGCGTCATACCCAGAGGGACGCCCCGGTCACCGTGGGCCTGGTCACCGGGGCGTTTCTCGTCAGGGCGGCGGGCGCCGTCCGACCGGGGCTCAGCCCTGGCGGATCGCCTCCCCCTCGATCTCGATCTTGACCTTCTTGCCGACCAGCACGCCGCCGCTCTCAATGGCGACGTTCCAGGTCAGACCGAAGTCCTCACGGTCGATCTCGGCGGTGGCGGAGAAGCCGAACACCTCCTGGCCGTAAGGGCTGGTGCCGGCGCCCTCGAACTCGACCTGGAGGTCGACGGGGCGGGTGACGTCCTTGATGGTCAGCTCGCCGGCGAGGACGAACTCGTTGCCGCTGTGCGACTTCACGCCGGTGCTGCGGTACTCCAGGGTCGGGTACTTCTCGGCCTCCAGGAAGTCGCCGCTGCGCAGGTGGTTGTCGCGGTCGGCCTGACCGGTGGTGATGCTCGCGGCCTGCAGGGTCGCGGTGACCGAGGAGGCCAGCGGGTCCTCGGCGACGGTGATGGTCGCGGTGGCCTCGGCGAACTCGCCCCGGACCTTGCTCACCATCATGTGCCGGGCCACGAAGCCGACGCGCTTGTGCGCCTGGTCGAGCTCGTAGGTGCCGGCGGCCGGGATGGTGAGACCGTCCCAGGAGCGGGTAGCGGAACCGGTGCTGCTGGTCATCGTGATGCCTTCCGTGAGAATTCGTTTACTGCGCCAACGACTGACGTAGCAACTATAGCCAAAGCAATATTCCCCGTGTCAAGCACTGGTACGATGGGCAGGTGACCGAGGAGATGAACGTCTTCGACGACAGCCGGATCACCGCCATCGGCCTGCTCGTCGAGACCTACACGGGCCTGTCGGCGCGGTTCGCCGCGCAGTTCGAGGCGCACGGGCTCTCGGCGGTGGAGTTCGAGGTGCTGATGCGGCTGGCCCGATCCCCCGGCCACCAACTCCGGATGACCGACCTGGCCGCCCAGACCTCCCTCTCCACCAGCGGCGTCACCCGGGTGGTGGACCGGATGGAACGGGACGGCCTGCTCACCCGCCGGGCCTGCCCGTCCGACCGCCGCAGCTCGTACGCCGTGGTGACCGCGGCCGGCCGGAAACGGCTGGATGAGACGCTGCCCGGCCATCTGGAGCTGATCGAGCAGTGGTTCACCGGACAGCTCGACCCGATGGCGCTCTGTGGTCTGCTGGACGCCCTGCGCAAGGTCCGGGACGCAGTCCATCCGGGCGCCGTCGCCGGCAGCGCGGGTGGCCTGGAGCACGCCACCGAGGAGGCGACCGAGCCGGCCCGGTGACGGACCACGCCTGATCCGGTGACACCCGGTGCGCGGGATTCTCCCGTACCGGCAGAAAGACCGGCAGAACCCACGTGGCCACCTCCGCAATTACCCCCTTATGCCGCCAAGGGGGCAGAACTACTGGCTACTGTACGTCTGGGAGCAGGGGGGCTCCGCGAGGTGGCGCGGGCGAGGAAATACGAGGGGCTCTGTCGGGGGGCTTGTCTCGCCCGCGCCACCCCGGAGCAGCTCAGATGATCAATCTTGGCGGTCGGCCAGCTCGGCGCGACGCGGCCCCGGTATCCGCACCCCCACCGACCCGATCAACGCCCGCTCCAGCGGCAGCAGGGTGATGGCACCCTCCGCGCAGACCTGCTCCAGTCGGGCCAGCGCGTCGTCCCGCGCCTCCGGGTCGTCGCTGCTGGCCACCAGGCCGACCAGCGACTCGACCACGTCCCGCAGATCACGACACCCCTGGTACGCCTGCGCGGCGGCGCCGAACCACTCCGCCGCCCACTCCCGATCGCCCCGGCGCAGGGCGAGCGTCGCCTCGATCAGGGCGCAGATGCCGTCATCCCGGTACGCCATGCCATCGTCACGCGGCTCCGCACCGTCCTTGCCGCCGGCCCGCAGATCGACCAGGACGGCGACCGCGGCGTCCAACTGGCCGTCCTGCGCCAGGGCCAGCCCGATGGTCCCGAGCATCCGGCGCCGGTGGCCGGGATCACCCAGCTCGGCCAGCGCGGCGAGGACCCGCCTCCCCTGGTTGACGGCGTCCGGGTAGCGCCCGTCGAGCCGGGCCACCTCGGCCAGGTTCGCCCGGGCCAGCACCCGCAGCCGCTCGTCGCCGCACTGCGCGGCGAGCCGGTCGACCGCCGCCAGCCGGCGCCGGGCCGCGGCCAGATCACCGACCCGGATCTCATGCCAGGTGAGGTTGTTCTGGGCGACCGCCATGTCCCGGACCCGCCCGTGCCGGCTGGCCAGTTCGAGCACGGCCAGGCCGTGCTGCCGGGCCTGCTCGTACCCGCCGAGCGCCACCCACAGCCCGCAGAGCACCGACCGGGCCGCCAACTCGCCCGGCACGTCGGCCAACCGCTGGAACTCGGCCAACGCGGACCGCACCGCCGGCAACTCCTCCGGGCCGGCGCCATGCTCCTGGGCGAGCTGGGCCACCCCCACCTGGGCCCAGGCCCGCACGGCCGGATCCGCGTCATCGGTACGCGGATCGGCCAGCAGCCGGCGCAACCACCGCCGGCCCGCCACGTCCCGACCCCGGAACCGCCACCACCTGGTGAGGCTCGCGGCCAGCGCCAACGCGGTGTGCGGATCGTCACTGGCCGAGTGCGACAGAGCCGCCCACAGATCGCTTGTCACCTCGTCGAGCCGGCCGACCGCCCCGACCAGGTTCGCGCCCGCCAGCTCGGTGGCGGATCGGGCGGCCAGCCGGGCCATCACCACCGCGTGCCGGCGCCGGATCGCGGCCAGCTCCCCGTTCGCCGCCGCCCGCTCGGCCGCGAAGTCGCGCACCACGTCCACCAGCCGGAACCGGAACTGGGTGGCCCCCCGGGCGCTGAGCAACCCGAGCGCCAGCAGCCGGTCGAGCAGCGGCACCGGGTCGACGTCCCGGCCGAGGGCCGGCGGGCCGGGCAGCCCGCCCCGGCCGGGGGCCGGCGGGTCGGCGGTGAGCGGGTCGGACGTCGCGGCCCGGCCGACGGCTGGCGGCGCGCCGTCCTCCTCGGCCAGCATCTCCTCGGCCAGCTCCAGCGACCAGCGGTTGCGGAACACCGCGAGCCGGCGGACCGCGGCCCGCTCGTCCGGCGCCAGGAGCCGATAGCTGGCCGCCACCGCGTCCCGCAGGGTCAGCGCGACCGCCGCCCGGGCCACCGGCGGCCGGGCCAGGTCCAGGACCCGGTTGCCGTACCGGCCCAGGATCTCGTTCAGGTCCAGGATGTTGCCACGGGCCGCGGCCAGTTCGATGGCGAGCGGCAGTCCACCGAGCCGGCGGACCAGGCCGATCAGGGCGGGCACCTCGTCGGGCTGGGGCGGCTCGCGGCGAACCTGGCGAAGCCGGGCGAGCAGCAGCTCAGCGGCCGGATATCGGGCGACCTCGGAGAGCTCGGTGGCGATGTCGGCGGGCGGCACCTCAAGCGGCGCGACCGGCCAGACCAACTCGCCCGGCAATCCGACCGGGTGCCGCCCGGTGGTCAGCACCCGCAGCCCCGGGGCGGTCCGGACCAACCACTGCAGGGCCTCGGCCACCGCCCCGGGCGACCGCTCGACGGCATCCACCAGCAGCAGGCACGGCGCGTCGGCGAGCCGCTCGGGCAGATCGGCGGCCCGGCCGACCCCGAAGACCGTCGCGGTGGCCGAGAGCACGTCGCTCTCCGTCGACTCCTCGGTGATCACGATCCCGGCGATGCCACCCGGATGCCACTCGGCGAGGCGGTGGGCGACCGCCAGGGCCAGGCAGGTCTTGCCGACCCCGGCCAGCCCGACCAGGCTGACGACCGCGGGCGCCGGGTCCTCGGTGAAACCCGGACCGGGTACGCCGGTCCCGGTCAGCGCGGCGGCCACCTCGGCCACGTCGCCGTCGCGTCCGATCAGCTCGCCCGGTACCGGCAACCCCAGCCCGGCCCGGGCGCCCGGACCGATCCCGGCCGACCCGCCCCCGACCCGCCGACCCCCACCCGGCCGGCCCCCGGCCGGCCCGCCAGCGACCTCGCCGCCACCACCCGACCCGCCACCACCCGACCCGCCACCACCCGATCCGCCACCGTCCGGCCCGCCCTCACCCGGCCCGCCCTCACCCGGCCCGTCGGATCCGCCGGGTGGCGGTGCCGGATTGCCCGCTGGCGCGGTGGACCGGAGGCCGGTCGCGCCGCCGTCGCGGGGATACCCGTCGATCGACCCCGGACCGGACCGGCGGGCGGCGGCGGCGAACTCGGACCGGTCGCTCCCCGCCATCCCCAGCGCCGCGGCGAGCAGTTCGACGGTGGTCCGCTGCGGCCGCTGGGATCTGCCCCGCTCCAGGTCACGCACGGTGCGGACCCCGACGCCGGCCCGCTCGGCCAGCTCCGCCTGGGTCAGGCCAGCCTGCCGCCGACGGGTCCGCAGCAGGTCGCTGAAGCCGGCCGGAACCTGGTCACCGCCATGATCCCGGTTCATGGGCTGGAAGCGTACGCAGGCCCTCCGTCGGGGGGCAGCCATTCGTCGATTGGCCGACCCGGGATCGGGCGGATAGCCGACAGATCTGATCGTGCAGCCGGCGTAGCGGTGCCGGCGCCCACCAGTTCCAGCGGCCGAGCAGGCTCATCGTCGCCGGCAGCAGCAGGCCGCGGACCACCGTCACGTCGATGATCACCGCGACCGCCATCCCGAACCCGATCTCCTTCACCGCGGTCAGCTCGCCGAGCAGGAAGCCGAGAAACACGATGACCATGCAGACCGCGGCGGCGGTCACCACCGGCCCGGTCCGGGTGATCCCGGCGAGCACCGCCCGGTCACTCGCCCGCGCCGCGGCCGAACCCGGCGGCCGGCGATCCCACTCCTCCCGGATCCGGGCCAGCAGGAACACCTCGTAGTCCATGGTGAGCCCGAAGACGAAGACGAAGAGCAGGATCGGGGTGGTCAGGTCGATCGCCCCCCAGGGCTCGACGCCGAGCAGGCCGGCACCGACCCCCCACTGGAAGACCACCACGAGTACGCCGAGCGTGGCGAGCACGGTCAGCGCGTTGAGCAGCAGCGCCTTCACCGGAATGAGCACCGACCCGGTCAACGCGAAGAGCAGCACGCCGGTGACGAGCAGCAGCACCAGCACGGCCAGCGGCAGCCGGTCGGCCACCGAGGAGCGGTAGTCGACGAGTTCGGCGGCGGCCCCGCCGACCAGCAGGTCCACCGGGGTGTCCAGGGTCCGCACCGCCCGCACCAGGTCCCGCGACTGCGGGCCACCGGTCTCGCCGGCCGGGATCAGGTCGATCACCAGCGCCGCGCCGGGCACGTCCGGGCGCGGTCGCATCTGCTCGACGTGCGGCAGCGCGTTGAGCTGGTTGAGCAGGTCCCGGACCTCGGCGGTGGCCGGGTCGACGTCGGCCACCACCACGACCGGC from the Solwaraspora sp. WMMD1047 genome contains:
- a CDS encoding glutamate--cysteine ligase produces the protein MGQDFSPDAFSRKDRVRYRQKVRRCLDVFALMLDDFGFDADRPMTGLEIELNLVDAHAEPAMRNDEVLANIADPTFQTELGQFNLELNTPPRLIEETGFAEYEGDLLASIGRADDRAMKSDARIILIGTLPTLTSRHLTLDNISTNGRYRTLNDQIVAARGEAIELDIRGVERLQIHTDSIAPEAACTSVQFHLQVAPDSFADYWNASQAIAGVQVALGANSPYLYRRQLWAETRVAVFEQATDTRPDELKAQGVRPRVWFGERWITSIFDLFEENVRYFPPLLPICDDEDPVEVLHSGGVPQLGELRLHNGTVYRWNRPVYDIMAGRPHLRVENRVLPAGPTVIDMLANAAFYFGLAREMAEAERPIWSQLTFSVAEENFHAAARRGIDATVYWPRLGEVRVTDLVLDVLLPRAATGLDRFGVSPKQRDRLLGVIEERCRTGRNGAVWQTETVWAAEHHRGLDRPAALRHMLKRYGDLQRTNEPVHSWPVE
- a CDS encoding helix-turn-helix domain-containing protein, whose translation is MNRDHGGDQVPAGFSDLLRTRRRQAGLTQAELAERAGVGVRTVRDLERGRSQRPQRTTVELLAAALGMAGSDRSEFAAAARRSGPGSIDGYPRDGGATGLRSTAPAGNPAPPPGGSDGPGEGGPGEGGPDGGGSGGGGSGGGGSGGGGEVAGGPAGGRPGGGRRVGGGSAGIGPGARAGLGLPVPGELIGRDGDVAEVAAALTGTGVPGPGFTEDPAPAVVSLVGLAGVGKTCLALAVAHRLAEWHPGGIAGIVITEESTESDVLSATATVFGVGRAADLPERLADAPCLLLVDAVERSPGAVAEALQWLVRTAPGLRVLTTGRHPVGLPGELVWPVAPLEVPPADIATELSEVARYPAAELLLARLRQVRREPPQPDEVPALIGLVRRLGGLPLAIELAAARGNILDLNEILGRYGNRVLDLARPPVARAAVALTLRDAVAASYRLLAPDERAAVRRLAVFRNRWSLELAEEMLAEEDGAPPAVGRAATSDPLTADPPAPGRGGLPGPPALGRDVDPVPLLDRLLALGLLSARGATQFRFRLVDVVRDFAAERAAANGELAAIRRRHAVVMARLAARSATELAGANLVGAVGRLDEVTSDLWAALSHSASDDPHTALALAASLTRWWRFRGRDVAGRRWLRRLLADPRTDDADPAVRAWAQVGVAQLAQEHGAGPEELPAVRSALAEFQRLADVPGELAARSVLCGLWVALGGYEQARQHGLAVLELASRHGRVRDMAVAQNNLTWHEIRVGDLAAARRRLAAVDRLAAQCGDERLRVLARANLAEVARLDGRYPDAVNQGRRVLAALAELGDPGHRRRMLGTIGLALAQDGQLDAAVAVLVDLRAGGKDGAEPRDDGMAYRDDGICALIEATLALRRGDREWAAEWFGAAAQAYQGCRDLRDVVESLVGLVASSDDPEARDDALARLEQVCAEGAITLLPLERALIGSVGVRIPGPRRAELADRQD
- a CDS encoding YceI family protein, producing MTSSTGSATRSWDGLTIPAAGTYELDQAHKRVGFVARHMMVSKVRGEFAEATATITVAEDPLASSVTATLQAASITTGQADRDNHLRSGDFLEAEKYPTLEYRSTGVKSHSGNEFVLAGELTIKDVTRPVDLQVEFEGAGTSPYGQEVFGFSATAEIDREDFGLTWNVAIESGGVLVGKKVKIEIEGEAIRQG
- a CDS encoding PASTA domain-containing protein, with translation MADGFPGGAEPQRPAGRGRLPLVAGVIAGFVLLAAIGTLSGWLLAGGVGGDADPEDRLAGASPTATTPAPVPTTPEPEPPAVTPDRPTALPEVPDNRLRLPDLVGTDFKEARTELRKRGLGWQVIFGAAGDDPAVSRTEPRAGTTVGRGTTVKLYVVGAAPAVAVPEATGLPCARAAAKLIDNGLYPRYPTGKVGPVVRQDPAAGTEVRWNDQVNLYCGGDPDRPSASPEG
- a CDS encoding PASTA domain-containing protein, which gives rise to MADERQEPGGEPVDRADDRTAALPPQPGDTAALPPQPGDTAALPPTGGDETAALPPTGGDETAALPPTAGGVPVSPAGSGSDRGPAWSGRAGVPPPRSAAAGSPPDWGGGEYYEQSDRRWWMPILVGVVALILIGVLIFGGWLILQSTGDSDGPPVPSPAPTASPTPRPTSAAPTTASPTPAETTPASVPMPPLVGLPRQAATDLLDGLGIDYQIRLRPSNRPAGTVIETDPAAGEPVAEGEPVILVVAEPASPEPGPTGPSTSAGPDPND
- a CDS encoding MarR family transcriptional regulator, with protein sequence MNVFDDSRITAIGLLVETYTGLSARFAAQFEAHGLSAVEFEVLMRLARSPGHQLRMTDLAAQTSLSTSGVTRVVDRMERDGLLTRRACPSDRRSSYAVVTAAGRKRLDETLPGHLELIEQWFTGQLDPMALCGLLDALRKVRDAVHPGAVAGSAGGLEHATEEATEPAR